The following coding sequences are from one Kallotenue papyrolyticum window:
- a CDS encoding phospholipid carrier-dependent glycosyltransferase, with protein sequence MEFVSKRSSSAQLLSIDGSMRRWVLVGIFFVALIMRLLVLIYVGHEPRKFYTYDSDGYERRALNLLHYHVFSSSEYPPFVPDLDRTPIYPGFIAGLYAVFGQAPIVVVLFQIWLGSCTAMLTYALARALRLSYCVGAIAALAVALEPISIMTANRILTETLFTFVLVLSLWLLVSYWRTSNMWMLIGAAISFGCLSLVRPVSQFLPLVLLPLFVGAMWRSAWRKLALAMLVFVVLSMSLTYSWAYRNYRQTGVFTISTIGDVNLLYYRARAVQAAVDGTTQDEAWEKINRRIAHITAQLQLTTAEKTRLQRREALAILSRYPGLTLLMTLKGAVRMVVDPGYTITCSMLDRWSTSFDCFPGKSSMNESGMLQKALDRFRMMSLVQQVTLVWSVLLLVWMYISLAIALVLLFRKRSWLVLALLSVVVLYFIALSAGAEANSRFRIPLVPLLAILAGVGTEQLWRRWQGYAQPRRL encoded by the coding sequence ATGGAATTTGTGTCAAAGCGATCTTCGTCTGCCCAGTTACTCTCGATCGATGGCTCGATGAGGCGGTGGGTTTTGGTTGGAATATTTTTTGTGGCGCTTATCATGCGCCTGTTGGTGCTAATATATGTCGGTCACGAGCCTCGTAAGTTTTATACCTATGATTCCGACGGGTATGAGCGTCGAGCACTTAATCTGTTGCACTATCACGTGTTCTCTAGCTCGGAGTATCCACCTTTTGTGCCGGATCTGGATCGTACTCCCATTTATCCCGGATTTATCGCGGGGCTCTACGCCGTTTTTGGTCAAGCTCCGATTGTGGTAGTTCTGTTCCAAATCTGGCTGGGAAGCTGCACTGCTATGCTTACCTATGCGCTGGCTCGCGCTCTCAGACTATCCTATTGTGTGGGAGCGATCGCTGCGCTGGCGGTTGCTCTTGAGCCAATTTCAATCATGACCGCGAACAGAATCCTTACGGAAACTCTGTTTACATTTGTGCTGGTGCTTAGCCTTTGGCTGCTGGTGAGTTACTGGCGCACCTCCAATATGTGGATGTTGATCGGAGCGGCTATCTCTTTTGGTTGTTTATCGCTAGTTCGGCCTGTTAGTCAATTTTTGCCGCTTGTATTGTTGCCCCTCTTTGTAGGAGCCATGTGGCGAAGTGCCTGGCGTAAGCTGGCGCTTGCGATGCTTGTTTTCGTTGTACTCAGCATGTCGCTGACCTATAGCTGGGCGTATCGGAACTATCGCCAAACAGGAGTTTTTACTATTTCAACGATTGGTGATGTGAATCTGTTGTACTACCGCGCTCGGGCGGTACAGGCGGCTGTTGATGGCACAACGCAGGATGAAGCGTGGGAGAAAATCAACCGACGTATCGCGCATATCACCGCGCAACTGCAACTCACGACCGCCGAGAAAACACGCCTGCAACGGCGTGAGGCTCTTGCTATTTTGAGCCGCTATCCGGGTTTGACACTGCTCATGACACTCAAAGGAGCTGTCCGCATGGTTGTTGATCCGGGGTATACGATCACCTGTTCTATGCTCGATCGGTGGTCAACCTCCTTCGACTGTTTCCCCGGGAAATCGAGTATGAATGAGTCTGGTATGTTGCAGAAAGCCCTCGACAGATTCAGGATGATGTCGCTTGTGCAACAGGTGACGTTGGTATGGAGCGTGCTTCTGTTGGTTTGGATGTATATTAGCCTGGCTATCGCGCTCGTGTTGCTCTTTCGTAAACGCTCCTGGTTGGTCTTGGCGCTCCTGAGCGTAGTCGTTCTGTATTTCATTGCCCTATCGGCTGGAGCTGAAGCGAATAGCCGCTTTCGCATTCCACTCGTTCCGTTGCTCGCTATTCTTGCCGGAGTAGGCACGGAACAGCTATGGCGACGATGGCAGGGCTATGCGCAGCCTAGGCGCCTTTAA
- a CDS encoding glycosyltransferase — MSDTVSLEIPTPPRKRIAYLTSRFPVISETFILYEMIELERLGMRVEVFPLIRQHERVMHAEAAGILQRVHHAGYFSWTVLRAQWYWLRNRPGAYARAWWRALRGNLRSPKFLSRALIVVPQAAWFAQEMQRIGVAHVHAHWATHPALAAYVVHLLTGLPYSITAHAHDIYVERPMLDEKIRAASFVVTISDYNRRLLESWYGSLAAAKTHVIHCGIDTTVFQPRPKRPRAEVFTIVCVATLRDYKGHPYLIEACAHLKAQQIPFRCLLIGDGEERAAIEALIARHGLEQDVILLGQQPRHQVSAILRSADVMVLPSVRTASGKQEGIPVALMEALASELPVVATAISGIPELIEDGQTGLLVPERDAQALAQALRRLYEQPELGCRLGAAGRAKVLRDFDLRKNATALYELLRQDWKSTVPDHDVATRTRMVSHEQM; from the coding sequence ATGAGCGATACAGTCTCGTTGGAGATACCAACGCCGCCTCGTAAGAGGATAGCCTACCTCACATCGCGGTTTCCAGTCATTAGCGAGACGTTTATTCTCTATGAGATGATCGAGCTGGAGCGACTTGGCATGCGTGTGGAGGTTTTTCCGCTGATCCGTCAGCACGAGCGGGTCATGCATGCCGAGGCAGCGGGCATTCTTCAGCGCGTGCACCACGCCGGGTATTTTTCCTGGACAGTTCTGCGCGCGCAGTGGTACTGGCTCCGCAACCGTCCAGGTGCGTACGCGCGCGCCTGGTGGCGCGCACTACGAGGGAATCTTCGCTCGCCAAAGTTTTTGAGTCGCGCCCTGATCGTGGTGCCGCAAGCTGCCTGGTTTGCGCAAGAGATGCAGCGCATCGGCGTGGCGCATGTGCATGCACACTGGGCCACGCACCCGGCGTTAGCCGCCTATGTGGTACACCTGCTGACGGGCCTGCCCTATAGCATCACGGCTCATGCGCATGATATCTATGTTGAACGTCCCATGCTTGACGAGAAAATCCGGGCTGCCAGTTTCGTTGTGACCATCTCTGACTATAATCGTCGCCTCCTAGAGAGTTGGTATGGTTCTCTGGCAGCCGCGAAGACGCATGTTATCCACTGTGGAATCGATACCACTGTCTTCCAGCCACGTCCCAAACGCCCCCGCGCTGAGGTTTTTACCATCGTATGCGTAGCTACATTACGTGATTACAAGGGACACCCTTATCTGATCGAAGCCTGTGCCCATTTGAAAGCACAACAGATACCGTTTCGGTGTTTGTTGATCGGTGATGGGGAAGAACGCGCGGCTATCGAAGCGCTCATCGCACGCCATGGGCTCGAACAAGATGTCATCTTGCTGGGTCAGCAACCTCGTCACCAGGTAAGTGCGATTCTCCGTTCTGCCGACGTTATGGTCTTACCAAGTGTACGGACGGCGAGCGGCAAGCAGGAGGGCATCCCGGTTGCCTTGATGGAGGCGCTGGCCAGCGAGCTACCAGTAGTAGCAACGGCCATCTCCGGGATTCCGGAATTAATCGAAGATGGACAGACAGGGTTGCTGGTACCGGAGCGCGATGCGCAGGCGCTGGCACAGGCGCTGAGGCGTTTGTATGAGCAGCCCGAGTTAGGGTGCCGGCTTGGCGCTGCCGGGCGGGCGAAAGTTTTGCGGGACTTCGATCTGCGTAAGAATGCAACAGCGCTATACGAGCTGTTGCGACAAGATTGGAAGTCAACCGTGCCCGATCATGATGTTGCTACCCGTACAAGGATGGTATCTCATGAGCAGATGTGA
- a CDS encoding glycosyltransferase family 2 protein yields MSRCDTSRKGSKIVFWGSIGLLTYTYIGFPLITIVRGLLHPRRVRRDPTWTPKVSLIIAAYNEAAVIQRKLDNTFALDYPSDRLEVIVASDGSDDGTPDLARRYPARVTVLDLPRQGKNLTLNAAVAVATGDILVFSDADSMLQADALRWLVAPFADPSVGGVGGDYRYDGVRAVNQGERTYWDFDRLLKRLQSRSGSMTSAGGQLYAIRRQLYRPIPPGVTDDFFVSVQVPVARQRLIFEPRAIARGPIAASPRAEFRRKVRVMTAGLRGVWAVRQALHPGRYGFFAIQLASHKVLRRLMVVPLLGTWWTAHRLRHCGLLYRGIAAGHAIVHLLALLGLMLRSTPMGRSKIVSLPLFFDMVNLAAIAALWGIVRSVRHDIWTPQRESRVEGDVSCVSSKYSKLLTEVVSWCEDSGAKRVVNV; encoded by the coding sequence ATGAGCAGATGTGACACATCTCGAAAGGGTTCGAAAATTGTTTTTTGGGGATCGATAGGTCTTTTGACTTACACCTATATCGGTTTTCCATTGATCACGATTGTGCGTGGGTTGTTGCATCCGCGTCGGGTGCGGCGCGATCCAACCTGGACGCCTAAAGTGAGCCTGATTATAGCTGCTTATAACGAGGCGGCGGTGATCCAACGCAAGCTTGATAACACCTTTGCACTGGATTATCCCTCCGATCGCCTGGAGGTGATTGTTGCATCTGATGGTTCGGATGATGGCACGCCCGATCTGGCACGGCGCTACCCGGCGAGGGTGACGGTGCTCGATCTGCCGCGGCAGGGGAAAAATTTGACGCTGAACGCAGCGGTAGCGGTAGCTACGGGCGATATTCTGGTGTTTAGCGATGCCGATAGCATGTTACAGGCCGATGCGCTGCGCTGGCTGGTTGCGCCGTTTGCCGATCCAAGTGTTGGTGGGGTCGGCGGAGATTACCGATATGACGGCGTGCGTGCCGTTAACCAAGGCGAACGCACCTATTGGGACTTTGATCGCCTACTGAAGCGTTTGCAGAGCCGCAGCGGCAGCATGACTTCCGCGGGTGGGCAGCTGTATGCGATACGGCGACAGCTGTATCGTCCGATTCCGCCTGGCGTCACGGATGATTTCTTTGTCTCGGTCCAGGTTCCGGTCGCGCGACAACGGTTGATTTTCGAGCCGCGCGCGATTGCGCGTGGCCCAATCGCTGCATCGCCACGAGCCGAATTTCGTCGCAAAGTGCGCGTGATGACCGCTGGATTGCGGGGTGTATGGGCTGTTCGTCAGGCACTTCATCCGGGACGCTATGGCTTTTTTGCTATTCAATTGGCCTCACACAAAGTGCTACGGCGCTTGATGGTGGTGCCGCTGCTGGGAACCTGGTGGACAGCTCACCGTTTGCGCCATTGTGGTTTGTTGTACCGGGGCATTGCCGCAGGACATGCAATCGTGCATCTATTGGCATTGCTGGGTCTGATGCTGCGATCAACGCCAATGGGACGTAGCAAAATCGTTAGCCTTCCGCTATTTTTTGATATGGTTAATCTTGCTGCGATTGCTGCGCTATGGGGTATAGTGCGTAGCGTGCGCCATGATATCTGGACGCCACAGCGCGAATCACGAGTTGAAGGAGACGTCTCGTGCGTTTCGTCAAAATATTCCAAGTTATTGACGGAAGTTGTGTCATGGTGTGAAGATAGTGGTGCGAAGCGAGTCGTCAATGTGTGA
- a CDS encoding glycosyltransferase, translated as MKIVVRSESSMCEKGMHVVQIIDLLKFGGAQKLLVLLAAALGQSDVRLTVVSLRDDLHLPIAHELRALGVRVVAMPLHGLKDLTTMMRLARWIRRENVDLIHAHLTTANIVGGVVGRLTGVPVIASLHSSKDIKNSKVYRWVEGLALRYGMQRVIAVGQAVAQAHRARLKREPLIIPNGIASLPVLTHEERRAVRRELGVEDDQLLLIAVGRLSPEKGYDDLLTAFADVRQAYPQAVLAIVGAGSQQAHLEQRRQALGLTQAVRLTGGRSDVPRLLGASDLFVSAAHTEGLPVTLLEALSSGLPVVVTAVGDMPMVVNQEIGMVVPPRQPAQLASAICTLLGDDARRQQMGLRARSHVAQHYSVERWCEQLRAVYREVSKRPVALAHAHQEVRS; from the coding sequence GTGAAGATAGTGGTGCGAAGCGAGTCGTCAATGTGTGAGAAAGGTATGCATGTTGTTCAGATCATTGATCTTTTGAAATTCGGTGGGGCGCAAAAATTGCTCGTTCTGCTCGCTGCGGCTCTGGGGCAGAGCGATGTGCGGCTGACAGTTGTGAGTTTACGCGATGATCTTCACCTGCCGATCGCGCATGAGCTGCGCGCGCTGGGTGTGCGTGTTGTCGCCATGCCTCTGCATGGGCTCAAAGATCTGACCACCATGATGCGTTTGGCACGCTGGATCCGCCGCGAGAACGTCGATCTGATCCATGCTCATCTTACAACCGCGAATATCGTCGGAGGCGTTGTTGGTCGGCTGACGGGCGTGCCGGTCATCGCGTCGCTGCATAGCAGCAAGGATATCAAAAACTCAAAGGTGTATCGCTGGGTCGAGGGCCTGGCATTGCGCTATGGTATGCAGCGGGTGATTGCCGTCGGCCAAGCGGTGGCACAGGCGCATCGCGCTCGACTGAAACGCGAGCCTTTGATCATACCCAACGGCATCGCGTCTCTGCCGGTGCTGACGCATGAGGAGCGCCGCGCTGTGCGCCGGGAGTTGGGGGTCGAGGACGATCAATTACTGCTGATAGCCGTCGGGCGCTTATCGCCTGAAAAAGGCTATGACGATCTGTTGACGGCGTTTGCGGATGTGCGGCAGGCCTATCCTCAGGCTGTTTTGGCCATCGTTGGGGCTGGATCACAACAGGCCCATCTGGAGCAGCGTCGTCAGGCGCTAGGCCTGACGCAGGCGGTACGGCTAACCGGTGGGCGCTCGGATGTGCCCCGCCTGTTGGGCGCCAGTGACCTTTTTGTCAGCGCTGCGCACACGGAAGGGCTGCCGGTTACCCTTTTGGAAGCGCTCTCCAGCGGGCTGCCGGTGGTTGTTACCGCCGTGGGTGATATGCCCATGGTCGTCAATCAAGAGATAGGGATGGTCGTGCCACCCCGACAGCCGGCGCAACTGGCAAGCGCGATCTGTACATTGCTGGGAGACGATGCGCGTCGTCAGCAGATGGGGCTGCGCGCGCGCAGCCATGTGGCCCAGCACTATAGTGTTGAGCGGTGGTGTGAACAATTGCGCGCCGTCTATCGCGAGGTGAGCAAGCGTCCGGTGGCGCTAGCGCACGCGCACCAGGAGGTTCGGTCGTGA
- a CDS encoding glycosyltransferase family 4 protein encodes MTLRIAMLIQRYYPLVGGAERQVGALAPLLRSSGLDVQIVTRRYAGLADFELIDGVPVHRLPIPGPKACASLSYTLCALPLLRRLRPDLVHAHELFSPATTALLAKHLLHVPVIATLHRSGAPGDVQRLRQKLLGTQRLALFKRYIDLFVCISQEIRGELMAVGVAESQMVCIPNGVDPIRFAPVSEANKRELRRRLGLPEGPLVIFSGRLVPEKRVQHLLAIWPALRQICPQAVLVILGTGPLETELRAMAGAGVVFAGLVDDVHLYYQAADIFVLPSVAEGLSVAMLEAMATGLAVVVTDVGGAAEVINAGQHGLLVPPDDPMALQTALLTLLLDAEQRRSFGLQARQRVLERYALPAVAQQLISVYQRLRTQHTGDLQLVEPR; translated from the coding sequence GTGACATTGCGCATCGCTATGCTCATTCAGCGCTACTACCCCTTGGTTGGCGGCGCTGAACGGCAGGTGGGCGCGCTTGCCCCCCTGCTGCGGTCATCCGGTCTTGATGTTCAGATTGTGACCCGGCGCTACGCAGGGCTGGCGGATTTCGAGCTTATCGATGGCGTGCCGGTTCATCGGCTACCGATTCCGGGGCCTAAGGCGTGTGCCTCGCTGTCCTATACCCTATGCGCGCTGCCGCTCTTGCGCCGGCTCCGTCCGGATCTTGTGCACGCGCATGAGCTCTTTTCCCCTGCGACGACGGCGCTCTTGGCTAAGCACCTGCTGCACGTACCGGTGATTGCCACGCTCCACCGCAGCGGAGCACCGGGGGATGTTCAGCGTTTACGGCAGAAGTTGCTCGGAACGCAGCGCCTCGCCCTGTTCAAACGCTACATTGATCTGTTTGTATGCATCAGTCAGGAGATCCGTGGCGAGTTAATGGCTGTGGGTGTGGCCGAGTCGCAGATGGTATGCATCCCGAATGGCGTCGATCCGATCCGCTTCGCGCCCGTGTCTGAAGCCAACAAGCGTGAGTTGCGTAGGCGTCTTGGTTTACCGGAGGGCCCGCTGGTCATCTTTTCTGGGCGGCTGGTGCCCGAGAAACGGGTGCAGCACCTGCTTGCCATTTGGCCGGCGCTTCGACAGATCTGTCCACAGGCGGTCTTGGTTATTCTGGGGACAGGGCCGCTTGAAACAGAGCTGCGTGCAATGGCCGGTGCCGGGGTGGTATTTGCCGGTCTTGTTGATGATGTCCATCTCTACTATCAAGCAGCCGACATCTTTGTGTTGCCTTCGGTTGCTGAGGGGCTTTCGGTAGCCATGCTGGAAGCGATGGCTACCGGGTTAGCGGTGGTCGTGACAGATGTCGGTGGTGCTGCCGAGGTGATTAATGCCGGACAGCATGGCCTGCTGGTGCCTCCGGACGATCCAATGGCGTTGCAAACAGCATTGCTCACGCTGTTGTTGGATGCCGAGCAACGGCGTAGCTTTGGCCTGCAGGCCCGGCAGCGCGTGCTGGAGAGGTATGCGTTGCCTGCCGTGGCGCAGCAACTTATTAGTGTTTACCAACGCCTTCGAACGCAGCATACGGGCGATCTTCAGCTGGTAGAACCGCGATGA
- a CDS encoding glycosyltransferase family 4 protein: MTLQVQPSPRQSARARPVSHQDGSNYQGRPRVLAVLVGDLRTDPGARTKYGLFFDALGARLPLLDVVDASLRGLPRVINALLMMHPNPRRWRERFWQNVPAFRARSSRFQRIMRRYHGQVDVIVQVGVLFDARWHEPPVPSVIYTDYTARLAAQRAAAGRSPFTPRQRAQWIAYERQALQRATYVCTRGAFVREAIVADYGLPADRVFAIGGGVNFATLPVLQPRPSCQPPTALFVGKELYRKGGDLLLRAFAQVRRQVPHARLLMVTGDAIPRGLPREGVEVLAPTWDRAAIAALYQRADLFVLPSRLETWGDVLLEAMAYGLPCIGVAGEAMEEIIQHETTGLVVAPDAVDALAAALIRLLTDQDLRARWGRAARQRVEQSFTWERVVERLVPVLQAASAGDAVGRQVG, encoded by the coding sequence ATGACGCTCCAGGTCCAGCCTAGCCCGCGCCAGAGCGCGCGCGCCCGCCCCGTCAGCCACCAGGACGGCAGTAACTATCAGGGCCGGCCCAGGGTGTTGGCTGTGCTGGTTGGCGATCTTCGTACCGATCCTGGTGCGCGCACCAAGTACGGTCTGTTTTTCGACGCGCTGGGCGCGCGTCTTCCATTGCTTGATGTGGTAGATGCGTCGCTGCGCGGCCTGCCGCGGGTGATCAACGCTCTGTTGATGATGCATCCCAATCCACGACGCTGGCGTGAGCGGTTCTGGCAGAATGTGCCGGCCTTTCGCGCGCGCTCATCGCGATTTCAGCGCATCATGCGCCGCTATCATGGACAGGTAGATGTGATTGTGCAGGTAGGAGTGCTGTTCGACGCACGTTGGCACGAGCCACCGGTGCCGAGTGTCATCTATACCGATTACACGGCCCGCTTGGCTGCACAACGCGCGGCGGCAGGACGCTCGCCCTTCACGCCTCGCCAACGGGCGCAGTGGATTGCTTATGAGCGCCAGGCGTTGCAACGGGCTACATACGTGTGCACGCGTGGCGCCTTCGTGCGTGAAGCGATTGTGGCTGATTATGGTCTGCCTGCTGACCGAGTCTTCGCGATCGGAGGTGGTGTCAACTTCGCGACGTTACCGGTATTACAACCCCGACCGAGCTGCCAACCGCCAACCGCGCTCTTTGTTGGCAAAGAGCTGTATCGCAAGGGTGGTGATCTGCTGTTACGCGCTTTTGCTCAGGTGCGCCGGCAGGTGCCTCATGCTCGCTTACTGATGGTGACCGGCGATGCCATACCGCGCGGATTGCCTCGTGAAGGGGTTGAAGTTCTTGCACCGACCTGGGATCGGGCTGCGATCGCTGCGCTCTATCAGCGCGCTGATCTGTTCGTGCTGCCATCCCGCTTGGAGACCTGGGGCGATGTGTTGCTGGAGGCAATGGCCTATGGGTTGCCCTGTATCGGGGTTGCCGGCGAAGCGATGGAGGAGATCATCCAGCACGAAACTACCGGTCTGGTGGTCGCGCCCGATGCCGTCGATGCCTTGGCGGCTGCTCTGATCCGCCTCTTGACAGATCAGGACCTGCGGGCGCGCTGGGGGCGGGCCGCACGGCAGCGCGTGGAGCAGTCCTTTACCTGGGAGCGGGTAGTTGAACGACTGGTACCCGTGTTGCAGGCCGCCAGTGCCGGAGACGCGGTTGGCAGGCAGGTGGGTTGA
- a CDS encoding phytase produces MSSRHYHCAFVLICAHVVALSLATNVLFAAKPASVHAQQTMAERIAPKVETDPVPSSGDAADDPAIWIHPTDPSKSVIIGTDKAAGLPSDQGGLAVYDLDGREIQYVADGKMNNVDIRYNFPLGGERVDLVAASYVRYGALALYRINPDTRKLENVASRLIRTGIGVYGSCMYRSPLTGRYYQFVTNASGTVQQWRLFDDGHGKVNAEMVRTFNVGSQVGSESEGCVADDVLGYLYISGSNAIWKYDAEPESRFAPRQVDSRDSEHLGGYLEGLSLYYTSSHGGYLIVSDQSSSRFVVYLREGNNNYVTSFSVQAGNGIDGVTGTDGLDVTNVFLGPSFPKGVFVVHDGKNTLGTTSEVVNSNYKLVPWEVIASFTMPALTIDTTWDPRSIGAPSSSPAPSPSPSGSPSPRPSPSPSSAPSTAPPIFLPIVAR; encoded by the coding sequence ATGAGCAGCCGGCATTATCATTGCGCTTTCGTGCTCATCTGCGCGCATGTGGTAGCCCTATCACTTGCGACGAATGTTTTGTTCGCAGCAAAGCCCGCGTCGGTTCATGCTCAGCAGACCATGGCGGAGCGTATTGCGCCTAAAGTTGAGACGGATCCCGTGCCAAGCTCGGGCGATGCCGCTGATGATCCTGCTATCTGGATTCATCCGACTGATCCTTCAAAAAGCGTGATTATTGGGACAGATAAAGCGGCTGGTTTGCCAAGCGATCAGGGAGGTTTGGCGGTTTATGATCTTGATGGTCGAGAGATCCAGTACGTGGCTGATGGGAAAATGAACAATGTTGATATACGCTACAATTTTCCCCTTGGCGGAGAACGTGTTGATCTGGTGGCCGCCAGTTATGTACGTTATGGAGCCCTAGCGCTCTATCGCATAAATCCTGATACTCGTAAATTGGAAAATGTTGCATCTCGCTTGATTCGAACTGGTATAGGGGTTTATGGGTCATGTATGTATCGCAGTCCTTTGACTGGCAGATATTACCAATTTGTTACCAACGCTTCGGGAACGGTTCAACAATGGCGGCTTTTTGATGATGGTCATGGCAAGGTTAATGCGGAAATGGTGCGCACATTTAATGTCGGTTCACAGGTTGGCTCCGAGTCTGAGGGTTGTGTTGCTGATGATGTACTCGGTTACCTGTATATCTCTGGTTCAAACGCCATATGGAAATATGATGCCGAACCAGAATCAAGATTCGCTCCAAGGCAAGTTGACTCAAGAGATTCTGAACATTTGGGTGGATATCTGGAGGGTCTTTCGTTGTACTATACCAGTTCCCATGGAGGTTACCTTATTGTTTCAGATCAGTCAAGTAGTCGTTTTGTTGTTTATCTTCGGGAAGGCAACAATAATTATGTAACATCTTTTAGTGTCCAGGCAGGAAATGGCATTGATGGGGTTACGGGTACGGATGGGTTGGATGTTACGAATGTATTCCTAGGCCCATCATTTCCCAAGGGGGTCTTTGTGGTTCATGATGGGAAGAACACATTGGGAACAACTTCTGAGGTAGTTAATTCAAACTATAAACTTGTTCCATGGGAAGTCATAGCGTCATTCACGATGCCGGCTTTGACGATCGATACAACCTGGGATCCGCGCTCGATTGGCGCACCTTCCTCATCACCAGCGCCATCCCCGTCGCCTAGTGGGTCTCCATCACCTCGTCCGAGCCCTTCCCCATCATCCGCGCCCTCAACGGCTCCTCCCATCTTCCTCCCGATCGTAGCGCGGTAG
- a CDS encoding putative glycoside hydrolase, producing MSRIVTYRRRHFTIHLLVLLIVAGCAGLPPVSRAPLQEAAFPEADAQPSARPLRTAASEPIGIVPLGYHYKPPTDGTSAETIAQQARFIILTKNDEDFRDQLRRHGYKGPILQYIRGSEAEGPPTQPNTPTCHSNVRPLANQVADQRDDFCTLLHPHEDWFLHNGQGERLYQGERRFYHMNPASEGWRAFVLERLKLRMFGDEETPPLGYDGIFFDNVELNLNKARFLLTNSDGTVQEFQSDQDFREAWRGWLEYMRQGLGPGIPIWANLIGSRYLPDEWNLYLPYLDGVMNEAFATGYRRALSPQAYRHELEQAEYALAHGKGVYAVGQGSQNDTARQTFALASFLLIAQPYAPNYFRYSSAQEGYLSWWDYPNQHLQIGVPLGARYATKHGWRRDFTNGYVEVDLIAQKGKINLHPLPGTTSPPASAPTPGQ from the coding sequence ATGAGTCGTATTGTGACCTATCGACGCCGACACTTCACCATTCATCTGCTCGTCCTGCTGATCGTGGCCGGATGCGCCGGCCTCCCACCGGTATCACGGGCACCACTGCAGGAAGCAGCCTTTCCGGAAGCAGACGCCCAGCCATCGGCGCGCCCGCTCCGTACTGCCGCCAGCGAGCCGATCGGCATCGTGCCGCTTGGTTACCACTACAAACCGCCTACCGACGGCACATCCGCCGAGACGATTGCGCAACAGGCCCGGTTTATTATTCTGACCAAGAACGATGAAGATTTCCGTGATCAGCTCCGCCGGCACGGCTACAAAGGGCCGATCCTCCAGTATATTCGCGGGAGCGAGGCAGAAGGCCCTCCGACACAGCCCAATACGCCAACATGCCACTCCAATGTCCGGCCTCTGGCCAATCAGGTGGCTGATCAGCGCGATGATTTTTGCACGCTGCTGCATCCTCATGAGGATTGGTTCCTCCACAATGGCCAGGGAGAACGGCTGTATCAGGGTGAGCGCCGGTTTTATCACATGAATCCTGCCAGCGAAGGCTGGCGCGCCTTTGTCCTTGAACGCCTCAAACTCCGCATGTTTGGCGACGAAGAGACGCCGCCACTCGGGTATGACGGTATTTTCTTTGACAATGTCGAGCTGAACCTTAACAAAGCGCGTTTTCTCCTCACGAATAGTGACGGGACGGTTCAGGAGTTTCAGAGCGATCAGGACTTCCGCGAGGCCTGGCGCGGATGGCTTGAATATATGCGCCAAGGCTTAGGGCCAGGCATACCGATCTGGGCGAACCTGATCGGCAGCCGTTACCTCCCCGATGAGTGGAACCTGTACCTTCCCTACCTAGACGGCGTGATGAACGAGGCATTTGCGACCGGCTACAGACGCGCGCTTAGCCCGCAAGCATATCGGCATGAACTGGAACAAGCAGAGTACGCCTTGGCACATGGCAAGGGTGTGTATGCTGTAGGCCAGGGCAGCCAAAACGACACCGCGCGGCAGACCTTCGCCCTCGCCTCATTTCTGCTCATCGCCCAGCCGTATGCACCAAACTACTTCCGCTACTCTTCGGCCCAGGAAGGATACCTAAGCTGGTGGGACTACCCTAATCAGCATCTCCAGATCGGCGTGCCTCTTGGCGCGCGGTATGCTACGAAACATGGCTGGCGGCGTGATTTCACCAATGGCTATGTCGAAGTGGATCTGATCGCTCAAAAAGGCAAGATCAATCTGCACCCTTTGCCAGGCACCACATCACCCCCTGCCAGCGCGCCGACACCAGGGCAGTAA